Genomic segment of Rhodospirillales bacterium:
CCACGGCGACGCTCGCGCGGATCATGCCGCCGAGCGCCGACGCGTTGGTCGGGTCCTGGGCCAGAACCTCGGCGAATATTCTGGCGGCGCCGCGCGCGTCGCCGGCGGTGAGTTGGGCGTGCGCGGTCTCCAGCGCGACATCGACCGGCGCCTTGGCGCCGCCGGTCAGTCGCTCGATGAAGGTCTTGAGTTGGCTTTCAGGGATAGCCCCGGCGAAGCCGTCGACCGGCTGGCCGCGATGAAAAGCGTAGACCATCGGGATAGAGCTGATCCGCATCTGTGCGGCGAGGTCCTGGTTTTCGTCGACGTTGATCTTGACCATGCGCACCAGCCCGGCGGCCTGGCGCACGAGCTTTTCGAGCATGGGCCCGAGCTGCTTGCATGGTCCGCACCACGGCGCCCAGAAATCGACGATCACCGGCACCTGGCGCGACATCTCGATCACGTCCTTCATGAAGGCCGCAGTCGAGCCGTCCTTGATCAGGTCGGCGGG
This window contains:
- the trxA gene encoding thioredoxin, with amino-acid sequence MEFLIGQTPKNASSAAAGGAKPVPADLIKDGSTAAFMKDVIEMSRQVPVIVDFWAPWCGPCKQLGPMLEKLVRQAAGLVRMVKINVDENQDLAAQMRISSIPMVYAFHRGQPVDGFAGAIPESQLKTFIERLTGGAKAPVDVALETAHAQLTAGDARGAARIFAEVLAQDPTNASALGGMIRASVAVGDLARAKQIAGGLSSALRAQGDIASAIAALEIAEQAKSSGAGDTAGLEAKIAANPADHQARLDLARARLAAGNQEGAIDDLLEIVRRDRNWNDGAARAQLLKIFDALGPQDARTVAGRRRLSSILFA